The genomic region CCAAACCCTCCCTCACCGGCCAGTCGGCAACCCAAGCGCCCGCCGCTCTCCTCCAGCCCTCGCCGGACGTCCACGCGCGAGCTCGTCGTTGGTGTCGTTTCTACCGTCAGGTTCCCATCTCGCTTCCCCACCCGCTCCTTTCTCCCCCGCCCtcgcctcctcctgcggcgacagCTTCCCTAGCCCCCTTCTTAAGAATCTTCTAGACGCGGACCGAAGGACCCGGCCGCCAGCCGCAGCATCCGTTGGTGAAGGCGAAGTAGGCAGGCTCGGGTTCTAGGGGCGACCTTGCTGGCCCGGTATGGACCAGAGGAAGGCCATCTTCCGCGCGAAGCTCCGCGAGACGAAGGAGAAGCAACAGCGGCGCATCGACCCCGCGCTCGTCAGGTCCTCCTTCGACTCTGTCTCGATCTGTGCCTTCGATTTGGTTTTCGATTATTTTTCGGAATCCTGCTGCTAAGCTAAGTTCAGTGGCTGGGACTTGGGATGCCTGCCGCGCATGCACACGGTGTAACCCTTGGGCATTAGGATGAACAGTTTGCGCGAATTCTGGCTAGTATTGTGCAAAAACCAGGATTTCTTTTTGTTATTGTTGATCTCTAACCAATATGCACTACTGAATTACAGTATGGCCCTTGGTTCGCTGAATTAATGCTTGGCACTGCCATGGTTGAGACTCTTACACATTGCGTAGCTCTATTGTTTTTCCCTCCCCGACGAAAGTGTAGTTATATTGTGATATCAAACTTTTTGTTCGAGTGGATTCCAGTTTCTTGCATGTGTGCATCATTTAGTTATTCTGCACAGGTTGTCATAGATCTTGAGAGCATAGATTTAAGACCACAAATAGTTATCCTGAGTTTTAACTACGAACTGTAAATGTGTTTCAGATTGCACTCTGCAGTGCTGAGAGAATCAGGGTCTTAGTTAAGAAATATATACTGTGAACTATGAGACATCAAATTGACATCGTAAAGTTTCATAATCTTGTGCAGGTATAACGAATTTGACCAGCCCATATGCAGAGTATGCAATATTACACTGAAGTCTGAAGCACTTTGGCCTGCACACCAAGTGTCACGGAAGCATCATGAAGTAAGAAAGTTCCGCCTGTTTTAATTGATTTACACTTTCGAGTTTGTGTTTATGGCTATTTGTTAAAAAAACCACCTGACTGAATGTTTTGCTGCAGCGACACAAAATACATTGCTGTGCAATCTTATTCTTTATAAAACCAAGTCTTGTCCATTACTTTATTCTAAAAAAGATTAGACAAGGCACTATGTAACAAAACCATACATGGTCGTTTCCACTGCTTGTTTTGCTAGTTTCATATGAAACTGAAGTGTTAGCCCCATTTTCAAATTTAGTTTCTGCTTACTATCAGATAGTGTACATTTGATTAGAGCTGCATGCACATGATTTTTATGTTGACATAATTAATTAAGTATGGTTTAAaaaaaaaaactcggccggggagggaaagaccgccctcccggtattatattaagaagagaccgaaacaatggtcccggccgagaaaatccccgaaccctggccccccatcactaacgggccggcgtcaactgtccactctgcaacggcccaaccggagggtggcgcacaggacatcgtaacccgagagcggatggggcacagcgaggggattgttttaaccaagcctgaaaattcgctcccgaggggaatcgaacccaggacttggaggtgctactcggaagtccttaaccactaggctagaggccctttcgcattaagtatggtttagttgctCCAAGAATGGGCTTACGGTTTATGAAATCACGTTGATAATTGATATACTGCATTCAAAGCGACTTGCTCTTGAAGTTGGAGGCACCTCTTTTTTTGTTACTTCTGAATTGAGCTTGTATTTCGATTACAGGCAAAAGCCGCCGCTGCTGATAAGGCTACAACACTTACAGGGTCTAGAGGCAGCAATGCAAAGCTAGAGCAACCATTGGAGCCTCAGGAACGAAAATCATCCACACTACCTACCAAGTTTTTTGATAATCAGGGAGCTAAAAGGAAAAGTGATGGTGAGAATACCTAATAACCTCACTTGCTCCATATAGTGTAAGATCAACTGGGACTGTAGTATTGCTCTGGAGGCATTTGCACAAATTATTTTATATGTCAAGTTTCTGTTCTTATGTCCGATGGATTATCATTACTACGGAAATGAACATTTCTTATTTTGCTTTTGATCTTATATGTTTGATTCCTCCTTTTCTTCTGCCACTTGTCCAGTGTTTGGGGATTGCCCCCAAGGCATTGCTCTCAGATACCATTCATCTCTTATCTGAATCTACCACTACAAATGAACTGTAATGTCCTTCCTAGCTGTACCTAATAAATCATTAAGCCTATCAGTCTGGCACTGTGTTAACTGTTAAAATGAAACATGGTGTAGGATTTTAAAACACCATGAAGCTGTTTTAGAATATTTTACCTACAATGTCTAAGTATAGTTTTTACTTATTCTGTTTTCTGTACATTTTTGTCATACCGATGTCTAATGCACATGTTTCCTGTATAGTTTTGTACCTGTAAAATGGATATATGTTAGCGCCCCTAGTAAACTCAACAATTTTTGAACATCAATTCCCTGATATAACAATTTTGATTTCTAGATACTATATCTGAGGGAAGGTCTGTGCGCCATGAAGTTGCTGTTATTCAACCGAAGACCATAGGAGCAAGCACTGATAAATCATCTGTTCGGATGGATCAAATGTCAAAGAAAGGGAGTCAAAGCAACACCAATGTCCAAGGAATCCTTCCAGGGAATTTTTTTGactatggagaagatgaagcttcaGCTCCAGCTCCAAAAGAGCTTAGTACATCTCAAATTCACACTAAGGTGAAAGGTGTCCCTGATGGCTTCTTTGATCACAATAAATCTAGCAGTGGCATGCAACCCAATGaaccaagttcagaagctgctcaaGTAATAGGATCGTTGCCTGAAGGTTTCTTTGATAACAAAGATGCAGATCTCCGTGCACGCGGTATCCAACCTCAAAAGGTTGACATGAAGTAAGTTTTGGTGGCCATCTTTTGCAAGGATTATGTTAACCATTTTTACCACCTGTTTGCCATGTATTGTGCTGTCTTTACATTCTGTTGTCATGACTTGTGTATAGTCACTAGTCAGGATTGAGAGATTATACATTGGAGTTTGGATTTACGATCATGGCTCTTAGCAGCGGCTGGTCAGCATAGTTTAACAACATAAATGAGCTTGATTTCTAAACTGGTCATTTTGTTGTCATTTCCATGCGCATTTTGTGTTTGTGCATCTTTATGTTCTTCATCTGCAGTAATCTGCTGTCTGTACACTGACATTATCATGTCTATTCATTAAAAAACTTGTGCAGTGATGCGTACAAAGAATTTGAGAAGGAAATTCAGGAGGATTTGCAGGAAGTTGATGACCGCCTTGAAGAAGAGGAGGTTAGGCTAATTTGTATTCTACATTATGCGGTAGCAGTGAAAATGATATTTACCTACCTATTGCCAGTGTTAGTTCCAGGCTGCTGATACTAGCAAACTTTCGTTTTTGCTATAGATTGATGCTGCTGCTGAGAGGGAGGAGTACTTGACTCTAGAGCAACAGTAAGATACTTCATACCCTGTTAGATTTTGAAAAACATGTGTAGCAGAGTGAAGTTTTTTTTTTACCATGGCCATCCTTTTATTTGTACACAGGGAGTACAGGCAGCAGGTTGATATGTTGAAGAAACAGCTAGTAGAGTCGAAAGCCGCCCGTACTGCTAGAGTAAATAGAAAACCTATCGGTATGGACTCGGACTCCAGCAGTGACTCATCGAGCGATGAAGAGGATGACAACACAGATTTTGCTGTTGATTGGAGAGCACAGCATTTGAAATGATGGAAACATTTTGCAAGTGGTATGAACTATTGTGGAAAGTCAGAACCTTTAGTATCGAGAATTCTAGCTCAGTTCAGTTTTTTACATGTAGAAAACACTGTAGTATTTACATCTTTTATCTCATTTTGTAGTATACACCGGAGTTGAGTCTTCTGACTACCTGGACCGACTGGTGAATCCCTTGACTGCTTGAACTTGGCTGTTGCTTAACCTGTTCCGAGAAATTTTACACGTTGTCTCCGATTTTTTAACATACGACTTAGGAGTACATGTTAAACAAGCTATCTGCCTCTAGATCACGATCCAGTCAGATATTTGCTCGTGCATTTCAATCTTCTGCTGTCGTCACAAGGATATCTGACATCTCAATTGGTTGGTACTTGGTTGTTGGATGGTTGAAGGGACGCCTCCGCCTGTGAAGATTGGCTGGCTTGTGCATGCTTCAACGCTTGTGCTACCAGCTAGTACAGGGCTTGTGTCTATCTTCTGTCCAAGTGACTGTGGCCTtgtttgttttttttaaaaaaaccgtACTCTGGTGGGTTTTgatgtactccctccgtttctttttatttgtcgctggatagtgcaaaattatactatccagcgacaaataaaaagaaactatccagcgacaaataaaaagaaacggagggagtaacaGGGACGGAGCAAGAAAATACAAATGATGATAATCAGTTGTTAAAGGGGGTAAAATCAAATATTTTCATCATTGAATTACACGGTGAATTTTGGTGTGCATAAGGGAGTTAACGTAGCATAGGGGTCtacctagagatggcaacgggtacaaacccgttGGGTTTTGCCGTCTCAAACCTGTACCCGTGAAAAATTtctatgcccattaaaaaacccgtacccatgacgggtttgagattttgcccaaacccgtacccatcgggttagcgggtacccatgggttacccgcgggtttgatctccaatatacttgttcttctcataatcaataagtatcgtaatgattaatgatatcatgatccaaaatctatgtaatgaacaacgagttcatgatttggtataaaaattattagtaaagagaatgaaatataaataatatGTTGTATAATTAAGtaaccttgcactaagttatctaTCCACCatatatataacgctagtaaaaactataatagcaagcaagcaacactctcaccgactacTGATACATTCACCGATTGATAAAAATTAcgaagtaaataaggaataacaagtttattgttcgtttataaaataaaatgataatatgcactaggtttggtcgggtttaaaaaactcacaggttcacgggtttgggtactataggaacaaacccgtacccataaacccgtcgggtatagatttatgctcattaacaaacccatgcgtATGAAAATTGATCCAAACCCGTACTCTAATAGGGTAAAAActcatcgggtttcgggtacccattgccatctctaggtcTACCTTTGCCCCATGCCTACAAAATTAGTACTGCCTTCATCTTTTGACGCCAAACAGTATAAGAATGAACTACAAAATGTCAAATAAAAAAAATGGAGCGAGTATTGTGTTTTTTTTCTTTGGGTCATCATG from Zea mays cultivar B73 chromosome 6, Zm-B73-REFERENCE-NAM-5.0, whole genome shotgun sequence harbors:
- the LOC100279945 gene encoding uncharacterized protein isoform X1, which produces MDQRKAIFRAKLRETKEKQQRRIDPALVRYNEFDQPICRVCNITLKSEALWPAHQVSRKHHEAKAAAADKATTLTGSRGSNAKLEQPLEPQERKSSTLPTKFFDNQGAKRKSDDTISEGRSVRHEVAVIQPKTIGASTDKSSVRMDQMSKKGSQSNTNVQGILPGNFFDYGEDEASAPAPKELSTSQIHTKVKGVPDGFFDHNKSSSGMQPNEPSSEAAQVIGSLPEGFFDNKDADLRARGIQPQKVDMNDAYKEFEKEIQEDLQEVDDRLEEEEIDAAAEREEYLTLEQQEYRQQVDMLKKQLVESKAARTARVNRKPIGMDSDSSSDSSSDEEDDNTDFAVDWRAQHLK